Sequence from the Metopolophium dirhodum isolate CAU chromosome 2, ASM1992520v1, whole genome shotgun sequence genome:
tgacagacacaaaaataaaaaaaacatatctttgtaaaatcaattcattcatcgctcagaatctaaaatactaataaaatctgaaaatgttcctaaacagttcaaaacaaataaaatattttgaaaattgtatcgtgtatagaaaatgagaatataaacaaccagtgaaagtttcatgtatataatacggtaattagtaattagagttacgccaaaaacaaaaatcgatttttcgtaaaaattcccgttttttaattattatgcagtTTTTCCcagcgtttttgaaaactatttagaattatagatagtaatatcataggctgactggccgttttcgctAAATATAGGTAGGCGAAggcgtaggtacctaaaatgattttaaatcattgaatttaaatttaacacatccattacagacTACAGTGAAGTCTAGACATCTACCTAATGTAAAGCAGAGCGTTACCCCTTACCCACTTATTACCAGATTGTTTCAATGTTTAAGATCCAAtaaccattatatttttaataattaaatagtggatattaataaatcatcCATACCAAcacttaaataggtacctaaatacctaattatatattatatttattagttattttatgttctgtTACTTGGATATAGAGGTATAGTTTACCAGTTAGGTACATATCCTAGAATTTTTGTGAGAAagtacaatatcatattattcattgtaataACCTAGGTAGGCTGTAGGTACTattcaatcatatttttataattttatgaaaaattgaaGGTGATCAAGTTTAATTCTGCACAATAGAATATTGGATATCATTGAATAAAGTGGTGGAAACttctaatattaataggtactacGAAGgagtttggaaaaaaattattcttttgaGAAAATCGTGATTACCTgacaattcaaaattattttagtaatagataactaataacttaagaaaataaaatattattaacatcaatttatattttataacaaacagGGGCTGTTTCATCAgtcaataagtacctactaaatattatacctaatactacTAGTTCAAAAATTGGCTATTATTGTGAATACCTACTGAATTTAACATGGGACTATTATTCCCAATTCCCGCAATGACAATGCCAATggtatttaagaaaaaaaaattattaaaactattttttcttgttattatttattgttttttatattattttaattcgttCAATTTTCTGTCAGCAACAATTTTAATTCCACTCAATCGTTGTCAAATATTGATCGACACCACCTGACGGTTGGGCGCTAGTGCTGAcgttctataaattataagtaccttgcgaaaactgataaaaataatcgtaaccatctatattatctaaaattaaataaattacaaattatgacAAAACTCACTCATAGCCCATAGGtagtcaattaaaataatatatttttgggatACGAGTCAGTCAATCTGGTATGGAGTGGTAATTATTATGTAGCCGCAATTTGTACGCCTCTGTCCCTCTAATAAACCGGTCAGGCCGCTTGTAGATAGGTACTTGATTTAGTTGATTAGGGATTGGCCAGAAATGTTTGAGGTGGTTATGCCACTAtggttataactatattattcagTAATTGGAATAGAATAACATTtgtagtaatttaataaatggtaTGTAGTGATGTACTAATATACTAtgtctatgtacctatataatgttttaaaaaatttggttttcttcaatttttataatgaaaaatcataaattaaaatattaaagtaaaattaaacgtCAAACAATCTAtacatatttactataataaactgtttggacagttttgaaaattatcccattgttttaatttcttttgtTTGGTTCAACTATGAACTTGACAGTTGCAATTAATATCATCCAGTcaaccaattaaaaaatatctattcgAGTTGAGAAAccaatgattaaattaaatccATGATATATTTATGATCTCGGTTATTTATGTTAAATCATCTTACTaaaaggtaataggtatattagtgAAACAGCCTTAATAattccatatattttttatgtctttatagataatatattttatcaaaataatctgtttttatggtatataagaaaaaaaattaatatcctTAGGAAGAGAGATTACCTACACACTTCAAGTTAAACTTTGCTACAAAccctttaataattgttatatcgATTATTAAACCATcacaatataaatagtatttatctaCATAAAAGTAGTAAAACATTTAGTGTATAAtacatcaatttttataaaaaaaaggtgatcCTGCACCCTTTGTTGCCCGTGAACAATtactactatttaaaaaattgtgattgttcaactccttttgggagATAGTcgttgcagtaagtgcaactcagacaCTGATAGACAATCCGATAATGTCAGATcatggacaatgtgcgacagcaAATCAAGTAGGCAACCCACCGCTGACACACTGATGAGCAGCTGTGaatgcaactcagccacctttgtaggcaatgtgcgaaaattcaatttgatgcatacttgtacctgatctgcccgataaccaataaaataataaatactaatgtcTACTAATTATTTGTCCTATAAGCAATAGAACCATTTAAAAATTTCCATAgttaatctcaaaattcctgtttgagcataAAAAgcatgatttaaaaaaaattagaaatttacattttaagatttatcTACCAATGTGGCAAGAATAAAActaccaaaaatatttgaatgttatTCAAGTTTATAACAGATTCTACATCAAAATAAGTAGGACAatacaattaaaagtattaccATTGCAAGAATTTGgttgatcattataatatgactatatcaaattactaaaaatgaccaatataaaataaaaacaacatttacataaattcaaattaaaatttattacgCCTTAGCAACTTTAGCAACTGCTGTCTTTTTTTTTGGACAATAAGTGTTGTTAAACAGTGCTTGGTAGACATTAGTCCTGATCTTGTTTCTGATTTTTCTTGCTCTCTTAAGCTTGAATCTTTCAAAATCACCCAAAGAAGCACGCTGAAAtcaacaacattttcaaaatgtaatctaatatacttataatatgttatttatttaaaaatgtttaccttcTCCCTGTTGGCGGCTTTTTCTGCCCACCTAGTTTGAACCCACAATTTGTTTAAATCGGCTTTTTTCCATGCTTGGCGAACAGTCCTGGTTGATCCATTGTAAGGGAAATTAATCTTAAACTTGGTCAAGTGGATTTGGCTAATACGCATCTTTGACCTGGGTACTCCAGTTTCTGGTCCATCTAccaaaacctataaaatataaacatttttataacatggtctttttaaataagttaaaaaaaaaatacttacagtTTTTTGATCGATGCAGTCGACTATTGAAACAATTTTGCCTTTGTAAGGACCATCAACAACATAGACCACTCGGCCAGTTTCCACAAACCTCTTGAAaggctataaaaaaaatacatatggataaaaaatttaataaatacctaacatTACCTTAACACacaattgaatacaaaatataacatagttGAAGTACtcaattaatttgtaaacaGTAATAATGAAACATTTCGATTGATATATGTATTGTGCTTTGAATTAAgtttagttataactataataataatgtttgtctagtatttatttaatttacttggaCAGGGGAACAGCAACTAGTgcctaaaattttattaaaatgtggatTTAAATTGTTGTCAATGATGAATGACTAAGTGAATTTTACCA
This genomic interval carries:
- the LOC132938506 gene encoding large ribosomal subunit protein eL14; the protein is MPFKRFVETGRVVYVVDGPYKGKIVSIVDCIDQKTVLVDGPETGVPRSKMRISQIHLTKFKINFPYNGSTRTVRQAWKKADLNKLWVQTRWAEKAANREKRASLGDFERFKLKRARKIRNKIRTNVYQALFNNTYCPKKKTAVAKVAKA